One part of the Streptomyces sp. NBC_00286 genome encodes these proteins:
- a CDS encoding aldo/keto reductase — translation MERRTIGAAALDVGAVGLGCMPMSWAYSASRQRGDESLRTLHTALDRGSSLLDTADMYGPFTNELLVGRVLKERRPEAFVSTKCGLLVGEQHIVANGRPGYVKRACDASLRRLQTDVIDLYQLHRADPEVPVEETWGAMAELVTAGKVRALGLCAVGARSGRRSGAHLHDGTIRQLERVQQVFPVSAVEAELSVWSPEALDGLLPWCEARGVGFLAAMPLGNGFLTGTLTPGEGFEPDDVRARHPRFTAEMMAANQPIVAGLRRIARRIGEETGAEVTPAQVALAWVLAQGRHVVPVPGAKRERWAAENAGAAGLRLSARDLAEVAELPAAKGSWD, via the coding sequence GAGCGGAGGACGATCGGGGCTGCGGCGCTCGATGTGGGGGCTGTCGGGCTCGGCTGCATGCCGATGAGCTGGGCGTACTCGGCTTCCCGGCAGCGGGGCGATGAGTCGCTGCGGACCCTGCACACGGCCCTCGACCGGGGCTCCAGCCTCCTCGACACCGCCGACATGTACGGGCCCTTCACCAATGAGCTGCTGGTGGGCCGGGTCCTCAAGGAGCGGCGGCCGGAGGCGTTCGTCTCCACCAAGTGCGGGCTGCTGGTCGGTGAGCAGCACATCGTGGCCAACGGCCGCCCCGGGTATGTGAAACGGGCCTGCGACGCCTCGCTGCGGCGGCTGCAGACGGACGTCATCGACTTGTACCAGCTGCATCGCGCCGACCCCGAGGTGCCGGTCGAGGAAACCTGGGGCGCCATGGCCGAGCTCGTGACGGCCGGGAAGGTGCGGGCACTCGGGCTGTGCGCGGTGGGCGCCCGCTCCGGCCGTCGCTCGGGGGCACACCTGCACGACGGAACGATCCGGCAGCTGGAGCGGGTGCAGCAGGTCTTCCCGGTGAGCGCGGTGGAGGCGGAGTTGTCGGTGTGGTCGCCGGAGGCACTCGACGGGCTGCTGCCGTGGTGCGAGGCGCGCGGCGTGGGTTTCCTGGCCGCGATGCCGCTCGGCAACGGCTTCCTGACCGGCACGCTCACGCCCGGCGAGGGCTTCGAACCCGATGACGTACGCGCCCGGCATCCTCGCTTCACCGCCGAGATGATGGCCGCGAACCAGCCGATCGTGGCCGGTCTGCGCCGTATCGCACGGCGGATCGGTGAGGAGACCGGTGCGGAGGTCACTCCGGCGCAGGTGGCGCTCGCATGGGTGCTCGCGCAGGGGCGGCATGTGGTGCCGGTGCCGGGGGCGAAACGGGAGCGGTGGGCGGCCGAGAACGCCGGGGCGGCGGGGCTGCGGCTGTCGGCGCGGGATCTGGCGGAGGTGGCGGAGCTGCCTGCGGCTAAGGGGTCGTGGGACTGA
- a CDS encoding PQQ-dependent sugar dehydrogenase → MNSRTCRVEGIQIVQRRAVTAVLAAAALLLTAGCSSGDEGGSDGGANAAPSRTEPGSSPGGQATGEAPPAKGSVKVVRTVAEGLNTPWGLAPLPEGDLLVSSRDEGTITRVDTKSGKKTEVGTVPGVAAAGEGGLMGLALSPEYASDRMVYAYFTSASDNRIVRMLYDAEKPAGEQLGAPDTVFRGIPKGTNHNGGRIAFGPDKMLYAGTGERYEPDLAQDKGSPGGKILRLTPDGEPAPGNPFDNAVYSYGHRNVQGLAWDSEKRLWASEFGQQTWDELNHIEPGDNYGWPDAEGESDDSQYHNPIAQWGVAEASPSGIAYAEGSIWMAGLRGKRLWRIPLNGTERAADPQAFLEEEHGRLRTVVSAGENKLWLVTSETDGRGTPEDGDDKILELEVT, encoded by the coding sequence ATGAACAGTAGAACCTGCCGCGTCGAAGGGATCCAGATCGTGCAACGTCGAGCTGTGACGGCCGTGTTGGCCGCTGCCGCCCTCCTGCTGACGGCCGGCTGTTCTTCCGGCGACGAAGGGGGGTCGGACGGCGGAGCGAACGCCGCCCCGAGTCGTACGGAACCGGGGTCCTCCCCCGGCGGGCAGGCGACCGGTGAGGCGCCGCCCGCGAAGGGCTCCGTGAAGGTCGTGCGGACCGTCGCCGAGGGCCTGAACACGCCGTGGGGCCTCGCGCCACTGCCCGAAGGCGACCTGCTGGTGTCCTCGCGCGACGAGGGGACGATCACCCGGGTCGACACGAAGAGCGGCAAGAAGACCGAGGTGGGCACGGTGCCGGGCGTCGCCGCCGCCGGCGAGGGCGGCCTGATGGGGCTCGCCCTCTCACCGGAGTACGCCTCGGACCGCATGGTCTACGCGTACTTCACCTCGGCGTCCGACAACCGCATCGTGCGCATGCTGTACGACGCGGAGAAGCCGGCCGGTGAACAACTGGGCGCTCCCGACACGGTGTTCAGGGGCATCCCGAAGGGCACGAATCACAACGGCGGGCGGATCGCCTTCGGCCCGGACAAGATGCTCTACGCCGGCACGGGCGAGCGGTACGAACCTGACCTGGCCCAGGACAAGGGCTCCCCGGGCGGCAAGATCCTCCGCCTGACCCCGGACGGCGAGCCGGCTCCGGGCAACCCCTTCGACAACGCCGTCTACTCCTACGGTCACCGCAATGTGCAGGGCCTGGCCTGGGACTCCGAAAAGCGCCTGTGGGCCTCCGAGTTCGGCCAGCAGACCTGGGACGAGCTGAACCACATCGAGCCTGGCGACAACTACGGCTGGCCGGACGCCGAGGGCGAGTCCGACGACTCCCAGTACCACAACCCGATCGCCCAGTGGGGCGTGGCCGAGGCCTCCCCCAGCGGCATCGCCTACGCGGAGGGCTCCATCTGGATGGCGGGCCTGCGCGGCAAGCGCCTGTGGCGCATCCCCCTGAACGGCACGGAGCGGGCGGCCGACCCCCAGGCCTTCCTGGAGGAAGAGCACGGCCGCCTGCGCACGGTGGTCTCGGCAGGCGAGAACAAGCTGTGGCTGGTCACCAGCGAAACGGACGGCCGGGGCACCCCGGAGGACGGGGACGACAAGATTCTTGAGCTGGAGGTGACGTAG
- a CDS encoding DUF6191 domain-containing protein has protein sequence MFEELFAPGRKHTQDERNRLEMTREDAGDSDPGRGPIDLTSGKVVVRLPGLAPPEPGAGMPTEPDAGSPAKPEAGMPAEPDAGMPTEPDAGSPAKPEAGMSPESDAGMSPEADARAPAKPEAGVPTEADARAPAKPETGVPAEPDARGRTEPDAGAPAKPDPGGD, from the coding sequence ATGTTCGAGGAACTGTTCGCCCCCGGCCGCAAGCACACCCAGGACGAGCGCAACCGTCTCGAGATGACCCGCGAGGACGCCGGGGACAGCGACCCGGGGCGGGGGCCGATAGACCTCACGTCCGGCAAGGTCGTCGTACGGCTGCCTGGTCTGGCGCCGCCGGAACCCGGCGCCGGGATGCCCACGGAACCGGACGCTGGGTCGCCCGCGAAGCCGGAGGCCGGGATGCCCGCGGAACCCGACGCCGGGATGCCCACGGAACCGGACGCTGGGTCGCCCGCGAAGCCGGAGGCCGGGATGTCCCCGGAATCGGACGCCGGGATGTCCCCGGAAGCAGATGCCAGGGCGCCCGCGAAGCCGGAGGCCGGGGTGCCCACGGAAGCAGATGCCAGGGCGCCCGCGAAGCCGGAGACCGGAGTTCCCGCGGAACCGGACGCCCGAGGGCGCACGGAACCGGACGCCGGGGCGCCCGCGAAGCCGGACCCCGGCGGGGACTGA
- a CDS encoding helix-turn-helix transcriptional regulator → MLGVVETRSVSPVFVGRADELDVLNDALARAAGGGTSQAFSTGGEPQALLVGGEAGVGKTRLIEEFAGAADREGAVVALGGCVEIGADGLPFAPFSTALRALRRQLPDELAAAAAGQEEELARLLPELGDTSRGRHDEEGMARLFELTVRLLERVAAEHTVVVLLEDLHWADASTRHLLAYLFRTLRSGRLVVIATYRADDVHRRHPLRPLLAELDRLRTVRRIELGRFSRAEVGRQIAGILASEPAPTLIDEIFERSDGNAFFVEELAVAANEGCRTGLTDSLRDLLLVRVESLPESSQRVARIVAEGGSTVEYALLAAVAQLSEDDLIEALRAAVGANLLLATPDGDGYRFRHSLVREAVADDLLPGERSRLNRRYAEALEADPTLVPADERAARLASYWYHANDAAKALPAVLEASVAARRRHAHSEQLRLLERAMELWDSAPDAVRAELRPVDYTEAYPPCGCAPSPACGCDPGNQPLTYLDLMAEAAVAGRYCGERERALKITKRALHLLEGEDEALRAAWFWTQRSRLVQALGRGDGWKELGTAEELVRGLPPSEVHAEVLTSVANWSMLHTPGPDALTDAERAVEYARMVGAREIELNARLTLGGLMVESGDIEAGLAELYEVRRQSVEIGAAREVGRSHVNLPSILEGIGRSKEAVGILRDGLELTRRMGLLESESWVWDNLSESLYSQGQWDEASEAAMHAQHALPSAKPRGGSFLRLVDIALARGHLAEAGRHLAAARDAYGTHDPTPQNSLPLARLTLTLAAAQGRLPDARAELDRALETGLPPGTQRYGWPLLLAAATAEADARGLPAAEQGRAEHIERIRENAKPLATNVPLWHAYERWVRAELLRAEDRDTPADWSAAVAAFESLERPYDLARVRHRLAESLLVSGPGDDDARDRATELLRLAGAVADHLRARPLIESIALLAQRARLTLTHTPGAPERSALAPADPAEALGLTSRERDVLRLVAAGRSNRRIAEELFISPKTASVHVSNILAKLNVSGRGEAAALAHRLRLFPSETPAAEAAG, encoded by the coding sequence ATGCTCGGCGTTGTGGAGACCAGGTCTGTGAGTCCGGTTTTCGTCGGTCGCGCCGACGAGCTGGACGTGCTGAACGACGCGCTCGCCCGCGCTGCCGGTGGGGGTACCTCCCAGGCGTTCAGCACTGGGGGAGAGCCACAGGCGTTGCTGGTCGGCGGTGAGGCGGGCGTCGGAAAGACACGGCTCATCGAGGAGTTCGCCGGCGCGGCCGACCGCGAGGGCGCTGTCGTGGCGCTCGGCGGCTGCGTCGAGATCGGCGCCGACGGGCTGCCGTTCGCCCCCTTCTCCACCGCTCTGCGCGCCCTGCGCCGTCAACTGCCCGACGAGCTGGCCGCCGCCGCGGCCGGGCAGGAGGAGGAGCTGGCCCGGCTGCTGCCCGAGCTGGGCGACACCTCGCGGGGGCGGCACGACGAGGAGGGCATGGCCCGCCTCTTCGAACTCACCGTCCGCCTCCTGGAGCGCGTCGCCGCCGAGCACACGGTGGTCGTACTCCTGGAAGACCTGCACTGGGCCGACGCCTCGACCCGCCACCTCCTCGCCTACCTCTTCCGTACGCTCCGCAGCGGCCGCCTCGTCGTCATCGCCACCTATCGCGCCGACGACGTCCACCGCCGCCATCCGTTGCGTCCGCTGCTGGCCGAGCTGGACCGGCTGCGCACGGTCCGCCGTATCGAACTCGGCCGCTTCAGCCGCGCGGAAGTCGGCCGCCAGATCGCCGGAATCCTCGCTTCCGAGCCCGCCCCGACCCTGATCGACGAGATCTTCGAACGCTCCGACGGGAACGCCTTCTTCGTCGAGGAGCTCGCCGTGGCAGCGAACGAGGGCTGCCGCACCGGCCTCACCGACTCCCTCCGGGACCTGCTTCTGGTCCGGGTCGAGAGCCTGCCCGAGAGTTCCCAACGGGTCGCCCGGATCGTCGCGGAGGGAGGCTCCACCGTCGAGTACGCGCTGCTCGCCGCCGTGGCGCAGCTCTCCGAGGACGATCTCATCGAGGCGCTGCGGGCCGCCGTGGGCGCCAACCTTCTGCTCGCGACACCCGACGGGGACGGCTACCGCTTCCGCCACTCCCTGGTCCGCGAGGCCGTCGCCGACGACCTGCTGCCCGGCGAGCGCTCCCGCCTCAACCGGCGGTACGCCGAAGCGCTGGAGGCCGACCCGACGCTCGTACCCGCCGATGAGCGCGCCGCACGCCTGGCCAGCTACTGGTATCACGCCAACGACGCGGCCAAGGCGCTGCCCGCCGTGCTCGAAGCCTCCGTGGCGGCCCGCCGCCGGCACGCCCACTCGGAGCAACTGCGGCTCCTGGAGCGGGCGATGGAGCTGTGGGACAGCGCCCCCGACGCCGTGCGGGCCGAGTTGCGCCCCGTCGACTACACCGAGGCCTATCCGCCCTGCGGCTGCGCCCCGTCTCCTGCGTGCGGCTGCGACCCGGGGAATCAGCCGCTGACCTATCTCGACCTGATGGCCGAGGCGGCCGTCGCGGGCCGGTACTGCGGGGAGCGCGAGCGCGCTCTGAAGATCACCAAGCGGGCCCTTCATCTCCTGGAGGGTGAAGACGAGGCCCTGCGCGCCGCCTGGTTCTGGACCCAGCGCTCCCGACTGGTGCAGGCGCTGGGCCGCGGCGACGGCTGGAAGGAACTCGGCACCGCCGAGGAGCTGGTGAGAGGACTGCCGCCCTCGGAGGTGCACGCCGAGGTCCTGACGTCCGTCGCCAACTGGTCGATGCTCCACACCCCGGGGCCCGACGCACTGACGGACGCCGAACGTGCCGTGGAGTACGCACGCATGGTGGGCGCCCGCGAGATCGAGCTGAACGCGCGCCTCACTCTCGGCGGCCTCATGGTCGAATCGGGCGATATCGAGGCGGGTCTCGCCGAGTTGTACGAGGTCCGGAGACAGTCGGTCGAGATCGGGGCCGCCCGGGAGGTGGGCCGCAGTCATGTGAACCTGCCGTCCATTCTGGAAGGCATCGGCCGCTCCAAGGAGGCCGTCGGCATCCTGCGGGACGGTCTTGAACTCACCCGCAGAATGGGTTTGTTGGAGTCGGAGTCCTGGGTTTGGGACAACCTCTCGGAGTCTCTCTACTCCCAGGGCCAGTGGGACGAGGCCAGTGAGGCCGCGATGCATGCTCAGCACGCCCTCCCGAGCGCCAAGCCGCGCGGCGGCTCTTTCCTGCGCCTCGTCGACATCGCGCTCGCCCGCGGGCACCTCGCAGAGGCGGGCCGCCACCTGGCCGCCGCCCGCGACGCGTACGGCACCCATGACCCCACGCCGCAGAACTCCCTGCCGCTGGCCCGGCTCACACTTACTCTCGCCGCCGCCCAAGGCCGCCTCCCCGACGCCCGCGCCGAACTCGACCGCGCCCTGGAAACCGGCCTGCCACCCGGCACCCAGCGCTACGGCTGGCCGCTGCTCCTCGCCGCCGCCACCGCGGAGGCCGACGCCCGCGGTCTGCCCGCCGCCGAGCAGGGCCGCGCCGAACACATCGAGCGCATCCGGGAGAACGCCAAGCCGCTCGCCACGAACGTGCCGCTCTGGCATGCGTACGAGCGCTGGGTGCGCGCCGAACTGCTGCGCGCCGAGGACCGGGACACCCCGGCCGACTGGTCCGCCGCCGTCGCCGCCTTCGAGTCGCTGGAGCGCCCCTACGACCTGGCCCGCGTCCGCCACCGCCTCGCCGAGTCGCTGCTGGTCTCCGGCCCGGGCGACGACGACGCCCGAGACCGAGCCACCGAGCTTCTGCGCCTGGCCGGAGCCGTCGCCGACCACCTCCGCGCCCGCCCGCTCATCGAGTCCATCGCCCTGCTCGCCCAACGAGCCCGTCTCACCCTGACGCACACCCCGGGGGCCCCGGAGCGGTCGGCCCTCGCCCCCGCCGACCCGGCCGAGGCGCTCGGCCTCACCAGCCGCGAGCGCGACGTCCTGCGCCTGGTCGCCGCGGGCCGCAGCAACCGCCGCATAGCCGAGGAACTCTTCATCTCCCCGAAGACCGCCAGCGTCCACGTCTCCAACATCCTCGCCAAACTGAACGTCTCCGGCCGAGGCGAGGCAGCGGCCCTGGCCCACCGGCTACGGCTGTTCCCATCCGAGACACCCGCTGCTGAAGCAGCCGGCTGA
- a CDS encoding GNAT family N-acetyltransferase, with amino-acid sequence MYAISLGEDGAELRPLEPWHAEEFLAHLERGREFIGQHIPFGVNATDAGSARELLQSYADKRAADTGSLHGVWLDGKLVGGVLFLHFDAELGTCEVGCWLEPAGAGRGLVTRAMRILIDWAIDERGIHRVEWQASTANEPSLNVARRLGMSRDGVLRESYPYRGVRQDIEVWSVLAPEWRDARARAARDDH; translated from the coding sequence ATGTACGCGATATCCCTGGGTGAGGACGGCGCCGAACTGCGACCCCTGGAGCCCTGGCACGCCGAGGAGTTCCTGGCGCACTTGGAGCGGGGACGAGAGTTCATCGGGCAGCACATCCCCTTCGGGGTGAACGCCACGGATGCCGGCTCCGCGCGCGAACTCCTCCAGTCGTACGCCGACAAGCGCGCCGCCGACACCGGCAGCCTGCACGGCGTGTGGCTGGACGGGAAGCTCGTCGGCGGTGTGCTGTTCCTGCACTTCGACGCCGAGCTGGGCACCTGCGAGGTCGGCTGCTGGCTGGAGCCGGCCGGCGCGGGACGCGGACTGGTCACCCGCGCCATGCGGATCCTCATCGACTGGGCGATCGACGAGCGCGGCATCCACCGGGTCGAGTGGCAGGCGTCCACCGCCAACGAACCGAGCCTCAACGTGGCGCGACGGCTGGGCATGAGCCGCGACGGCGTGCTCCGGGAGAGCTACCCGTACCGGGGCGTGCGCCAGGACATCGAGGTGTGGTCCGTGCTCGCACCGGAATGGCGTGACGCACGCGCGCGTGCAGCGCGCGACGATCACTAA
- a CDS encoding MMPL family transporter yields MAALARWCVRHRLLVVLLWVLALGGTTVAAMAAGSAYSNDYKVPGTESGQAAQLLKKSFPDMGGDSDTIVWHTASDAGSVRAADVEQTMKGTLDKIEELPGVASVTDPYDSQGAGRISADGHTAYASVTFDEQSKDIDKAHVQAVVDTAKDAETDGLRVELGGNAIGLTESSGGHIAEVVGVIVAAVVLFLAFGSLAASLLPIATALVSVGTAYAGIVLLGHFMTVADFAPMLGMLVGLGVGIDYALFIVTRHRRGLKRGLPVEEAARNAVATTGRAVVFAGATVCIALLGMLILRLSFLNGVAIAASLTVLLTVAASVTLLPSLLSFIGMRALSGRERRHLDEHGPEPEIPTGLAARWSAFVERHPKLLGVVALAVMTVLALPTLGLHLGTSDQGNNPETATTRQAYDLLADGFGPGVNGPLTLVTEVDGGQDRLALDNLDETLRSTEGVASVTPVTYDQGGDTAYLTVIPESSPQSEKTSDLVDRLRTDVLPRAEADTSLDLHVGGVTAGYDDFAEVIIGKLPLFVGVVIGLGCLLLLLAFRSIGIPLKAAAMNVAAVAAAFGVVVAIFQWGWGSELLGLGSAGPIEPFLPVIMVSVLFGLSMDYQVFLVSRMYEEWLETGDNRRAVRVGLAETSRVINSAAVIMISVFLAFVLSGDRVIAMFGIALAAAVALDAFVLRTLLVPALMHMLGGANWWLPRWLDRRLPRISIEPPDSGPAIPSHATIPAARDGALMDVLVKERQQDVRDIPG; encoded by the coding sequence GTGGCAGCACTCGCACGCTGGTGTGTCCGGCACCGCCTTCTTGTCGTTCTGCTCTGGGTCCTGGCGCTCGGTGGTACAACCGTCGCCGCAATGGCTGCCGGATCCGCCTACTCGAACGACTACAAGGTGCCCGGCACGGAATCCGGCCAGGCGGCCCAGCTGCTGAAGAAGAGCTTCCCGGACATGGGCGGGGACAGCGACACCATCGTCTGGCACACCGCCTCCGACGCGGGTTCCGTACGCGCCGCCGACGTCGAGCAGACGATGAAGGGCACCCTCGACAAGATCGAGGAACTGCCCGGCGTGGCCTCCGTGACCGACCCGTACGACAGCCAGGGCGCCGGGCGGATCAGCGCCGACGGGCACACCGCCTACGCCTCGGTCACCTTCGACGAGCAGTCCAAGGACATCGACAAGGCCCACGTCCAGGCGGTCGTGGACACCGCAAAGGACGCCGAGACGGACGGCCTCCGGGTCGAGCTGGGCGGTAACGCCATCGGGCTCACCGAGTCCTCGGGCGGCCATATCGCCGAGGTCGTCGGCGTGATCGTCGCCGCCGTGGTCCTCTTTCTCGCCTTCGGCTCGCTTGCCGCTTCGCTGCTGCCGATCGCCACGGCTCTGGTGAGCGTCGGCACGGCGTACGCGGGGATCGTGCTGCTCGGGCATTTCATGACCGTCGCCGACTTCGCGCCGATGCTCGGCATGCTGGTCGGCCTCGGCGTCGGGATCGACTACGCGCTGTTCATCGTGACCAGACACCGGCGCGGTCTGAAGCGCGGGCTGCCGGTCGAGGAGGCCGCGCGCAACGCGGTGGCCACCACCGGGCGCGCGGTCGTCTTCGCGGGCGCAACGGTGTGTATAGCCCTGCTCGGCATGCTCATCCTGCGGCTCAGCTTCCTGAACGGCGTGGCGATCGCCGCGTCCCTGACCGTGCTGCTCACGGTCGCCGCCTCCGTGACCCTGCTGCCCTCGCTGCTCTCCTTCATCGGTATGCGCGCCCTCAGCGGACGCGAGCGCCGGCACCTGGACGAGCACGGTCCCGAGCCGGAGATCCCCACCGGGCTCGCCGCCCGCTGGTCCGCCTTCGTCGAGCGGCACCCCAAGCTGCTCGGAGTCGTCGCCCTCGCCGTCATGACCGTGCTGGCGCTGCCCACCCTCGGTCTGCACCTCGGCACCTCGGACCAGGGCAACAACCCGGAGACCGCCACCACCCGCCAGGCGTACGACCTGCTGGCCGACGGCTTCGGCCCCGGCGTCAACGGCCCGCTGACCCTCGTCACCGAGGTCGACGGCGGCCAGGACCGGCTCGCCCTCGACAACCTCGACGAAACCCTCCGGTCCACCGAAGGTGTCGCCTCGGTGACCCCGGTGACGTACGACCAGGGTGGCGACACCGCGTACCTCACCGTCATCCCTGAGTCCTCGCCGCAGTCCGAGAAGACCAGCGACCTCGTCGACCGGCTGCGCACCGACGTACTGCCGCGGGCCGAGGCGGACACCTCGCTGGACCTGCACGTCGGCGGTGTCACGGCCGGCTACGACGACTTCGCCGAGGTCATCATCGGCAAGCTGCCCCTGTTCGTGGGCGTCGTGATCGGGCTCGGCTGCCTCCTGCTGCTGCTCGCCTTCCGCTCCATCGGCATACCCCTGAAGGCCGCCGCGATGAATGTCGCGGCCGTCGCCGCCGCCTTCGGCGTCGTCGTCGCGATCTTCCAGTGGGGCTGGGGAAGTGAGCTGCTGGGCCTCGGCAGCGCGGGCCCGATCGAACCCTTCCTGCCAGTGATCATGGTGTCCGTGCTCTTCGGGCTCTCCATGGACTATCAGGTCTTCCTGGTCAGCCGGATGTACGAGGAATGGCTGGAGACCGGCGACAACCGGCGAGCCGTCCGCGTCGGCCTCGCCGAGACCAGCCGCGTGATCAACTCCGCCGCCGTGATCATGATCTCGGTCTTCCTCGCCTTCGTGCTCAGCGGCGACCGCGTCATCGCGATGTTCGGCATCGCACTCGCCGCCGCGGTCGCGCTCGACGCCTTCGTACTGCGTACGCTCCTGGTGCCCGCCCTGATGCACATGCTCGGCGGCGCAAACTGGTGGCTGCCACGCTGGCTCGACCGCCGCCTGCCCCGCATCAGCATCGAACCGCCCGACTCCGGCCCTGCCATCCCCTCCCATGCGACGATTCCGGCTGCGCGCGACGGTGCACTGATGGACGTACTCGTGAAGGAGCGGCAGCAGGATGTACGCGATATCCCTGGGTGA
- the gatB gene encoding Asp-tRNA(Asn)/Glu-tRNA(Gln) amidotransferase subunit GatB: protein MTTTIDLVSYEDALASYDPVMGLEVHVELGTKTKMFCGCSTELGAEPNSQTCPVCLGLPGSLPVMNATGVESAIKIGLALNCEIAEWCRFARKNYFYPDMPKNFQTSQYDEPIAFNGYLDVQLEDGEVFRVEIERAHMEEDTGKSTHVGGATGRIHGASHSLLDYNRAGIPLIEIVTKPIVGAGERAPEVAKAYVAELRELIKALGVSEARMEMGQMRCDVNLSLRPNGTEKFGTRSETKNVNSLRSVERACRYEIQRHAAVLSSGGTIIQETRHFHEDTGSTTSGRVKEEAEDYRYFPEPDLVPVAPTREWVEELRAGLPELPRVRRNRLREEWGISEHDMQSILNAGAVDLIAATIEAGADSVSARKWWMGELARNANESGRPIDELPITPEQVARVTSLVKEGSLNDKLARQVIEGVLAGEGTPDEVVEKRGLKVVSDEGALTTAVDEAIAGNPAIADKIRGGKVAAAGALVGAVMKATRGQADAARVKELILEKLGVEG, encoded by the coding sequence GTGACCACCACGATCGACCTGGTGTCGTACGAGGACGCGCTGGCGTCGTACGACCCCGTCATGGGCCTCGAGGTCCATGTCGAACTCGGCACCAAGACCAAGATGTTCTGCGGCTGTTCGACCGAACTGGGCGCCGAACCGAACTCGCAGACCTGCCCCGTCTGCCTCGGCCTGCCCGGCTCCCTCCCGGTCATGAACGCGACCGGTGTCGAGTCCGCGATCAAGATCGGTCTCGCGCTGAACTGCGAGATCGCCGAATGGTGCCGTTTCGCCCGGAAGAACTACTTCTATCCGGACATGCCGAAGAACTTCCAGACCTCCCAGTACGACGAGCCGATCGCCTTCAACGGCTATCTGGACGTCCAGTTGGAGGACGGCGAGGTCTTCCGTGTGGAGATCGAGCGCGCCCACATGGAGGAGGACACCGGCAAGTCCACCCACGTGGGCGGCGCGACGGGCCGTATCCACGGCGCCTCGCACTCCCTCCTCGACTACAACCGTGCCGGCATCCCGCTCATCGAGATCGTCACCAAGCCGATCGTCGGTGCCGGCGAGCGCGCTCCCGAGGTCGCCAAGGCGTACGTGGCCGAACTGCGTGAGCTCATCAAGGCGCTCGGCGTCTCCGAGGCCCGCATGGAGATGGGCCAGATGCGCTGCGACGTGAACCTCTCGCTGCGCCCGAACGGCACCGAGAAGTTCGGTACGCGCTCCGAGACGAAGAACGTCAACTCGCTGCGGTCGGTGGAGCGGGCCTGCCGGTACGAGATCCAGCGGCACGCCGCCGTCCTGAGCAGCGGCGGCACGATCATCCAGGAGACTCGCCACTTCCACGAGGACACGGGCTCCACGACCTCCGGGCGCGTGAAGGAAGAGGCGGAGGACTACCGCTACTTCCCCGAGCCGGACCTCGTCCCCGTCGCTCCGACCCGCGAGTGGGTCGAGGAGCTGCGGGCGGGCCTGCCCGAACTGCCTCGCGTACGCCGCAACCGGCTGCGTGAGGAGTGGGGGATCTCCGAGCACGACATGCAGTCGATCCTCAACGCGGGCGCGGTCGATCTGATCGCCGCCACGATCGAGGCGGGTGCCGACTCGGTCTCGGCCCGCAAGTGGTGGATGGGCGAACTGGCCCGGAACGCCAACGAGTCGGGGCGTCCGATCGACGAACTGCCGATCACGCCCGAGCAGGTGGCCCGGGTGACCTCGCTGGTCAAGGAGGGCTCCCTCAACGACAAGCTGGCCCGTCAGGTCATCGAAGGCGTTCTCGCGGGCGAAGGCACCCCGGACGAGGTCGTCGAGAAGCGCGGCCTGAAGGTCGTCTCGGACGAGGGCGCCCTCACGACCGCCGTCGACGAGGCCATCGCGGGCAACCCGGCCATCGCGGACAAGATCCGCGGCGGCAAGGTGGCAGCGGCGGGCGCCCTGGTGGGCGCGGTCATGAAGGCCACGCGGGGACAGGCCGACGCGGCGCGCGTCAAGGAACTGATCCTGGAGAAGCTGGGCGTCGAGGGCTGA